In Calothrix sp. PCC 7507, one DNA window encodes the following:
- a CDS encoding putative 2-dehydropantoate 2-reductase — protein MSERRYAIIGTGALGGFYGARLQKAGLDVHFLLNSDYEHVKKSGLIVESKDGDFSLPQVNAYRDVAQMPQCDVVVVALKTTQNHLLPQMLPPVVKDHGAVLVLQNGLSVEAEVAQIVNNVSVIGGLCFLCANKVGPGHIRHLDYGRIILGEYIPDYALAGITDRMQQIAHDFESAGISMESAEDLLLARWKKLVWNIPYNGLSVILNAQTDELMANFHTRQLVEQLMSEVAAGAKSCDRIIPDSFIQKMLDYTDKMKPYRTSMKIDYDEHRPLEVEAIFGNPLRKAQALGVNLPRISCLYQQLKFLDTRTPKLLSDKTQQ, from the coding sequence ATGTCCGAGCGTAGATACGCCATTATCGGAACTGGTGCATTAGGCGGATTTTATGGTGCCAGACTGCAAAAAGCTGGTTTAGATGTCCACTTTTTGCTCAACAGTGATTACGAACATGTCAAAAAGTCTGGTTTAATCGTCGAGTCAAAAGACGGTGATTTCAGCCTTCCCCAAGTGAATGCTTACCGTGATGTCGCCCAGATGCCACAATGTGATGTGGTAGTAGTTGCACTGAAAACAACACAAAATCATTTACTACCGCAGATGTTACCGCCTGTTGTGAAGGATCATGGGGCGGTGTTGGTATTGCAAAATGGACTGAGTGTAGAAGCGGAAGTCGCTCAAATTGTCAACAACGTTAGTGTGATTGGTGGGTTGTGCTTTTTGTGTGCCAATAAAGTAGGGCCAGGACATATCCGCCATCTCGACTATGGACGAATTATCTTAGGTGAATATATTCCTGACTATGCTCTTGCTGGCATTACAGACAGAATGCAGCAAATTGCCCATGATTTTGAAAGTGCTGGTATTTCAATGGAATCAGCAGAAGATTTACTGTTAGCGCGATGGAAAAAACTGGTATGGAATATCCCTTACAATGGGTTGTCTGTGATTCTCAACGCTCAGACAGATGAATTAATGGCGAATTTTCATACTCGCCAGTTAGTTGAGCAGTTGATGTCTGAAGTGGCGGCGGGGGCTAAAAGTTGCGATCGCATTATTCCAGATAGCTTCATCCAAAAAATGCTCGATTACACCGACAAGATGAAGCCTTACCGCACCAGCATGAAAATTGATTATGACGAACACCGTCCTTTAGAGGTAGAAGCCATTTTTGGCAACCCATTACGGAAAGCCCAAGCGTTAGGTGTGAATTTACCGCGAATTAGCTGTTTGTACCAGCAGCTAAAGTTTTTGGATACTAGGACTCCCAAGCTTCTTAGCGACAAGACTCAACAATGA
- a CDS encoding TrkA family potassium uptake protein, whose amino-acid sequence MYVLIGGAGLVGLSLAQKLVELGHTVAVIDVDPTACRYAREQVGAMAFEGSAVSTEVLLEAGIRKADALAAVLRSDALNLAMVTLAKHYGVPHILARMSHSDFAEPLNLAGANHVISTVDLAVSTMVNAIEYPQVESMMHFEQGQIEVLKLSIAKNCSVVGRSLAEIAQDSRFPTGSLIIGYQAHPHEDLTIPNGSTVLESGSTVLIATKPGSLHQIIDFIEGCN is encoded by the coding sequence ATGTACGTGCTAATTGGTGGAGCAGGCTTAGTGGGGCTGTCATTGGCTCAAAAATTGGTAGAACTAGGGCATACTGTAGCCGTCATTGATGTTGACCCTACGGCTTGCCGCTATGCTCGTGAACAAGTGGGAGCGATGGCTTTTGAAGGTAGCGCAGTTAGTACAGAAGTATTGTTAGAAGCTGGGATTCGGAAAGCTGATGCCCTAGCAGCCGTTCTCAGAAGTGACGCTTTGAACTTAGCAATGGTAACTCTTGCCAAACACTATGGTGTACCGCATATTCTGGCTCGAATGAGCCATTCTGATTTTGCTGAACCCCTCAACTTAGCTGGAGCCAACCATGTAATTAGCACTGTAGATTTAGCAGTTTCAACAATGGTAAATGCCATTGAGTATCCACAAGTAGAATCAATGATGCACTTCGAGCAAGGACAGATTGAGGTGTTGAAACTTTCCATAGCCAAAAATTGTTCTGTAGTTGGTCGTAGCCTGGCGGAAATTGCCCAGGATTCTCGCTTTCCAACTGGCTCTCTCATTATTGGTTATCAAGCCCATCCCCACGAAGATTTAACAATTCCTAATGGTAGTACAGTGTTAGAATCAGGCTCAACTGTATTAATCGCGACAAAGCCAGGGTCTTTACATCAAATTATTGATTTTATCGAAGGCTGTAACTAG
- a CDS encoding DUF3124 domain-containing protein yields the protein MKLYSRFYLVVALILLTSCQSLKSSPQSQNNNKQEILSPKTVTLDKNFKIVRGQTIYVPVYSEINHHNRQEVFYLAATLSIRNTDLNNSIIITSVRYYDSNGKLIKHYLNNPIQLDALASTDFFITRDDTSGGLGANFIVEWVAATEISEPIVEAVMIGTDFQQGISFISPGRVIKNQNNSNLKSSS from the coding sequence ATGAAGTTGTACTCACGTTTTTATTTAGTAGTTGCTTTGATTTTGTTGACATCTTGCCAATCATTAAAGAGTTCACCACAGTCCCAGAACAATAATAAACAAGAAATCTTATCCCCAAAGACGGTAACTCTCGATAAAAATTTCAAGATAGTCAGGGGACAAACTATTTATGTTCCTGTTTATTCCGAAATCAATCATCACAATCGACAAGAAGTTTTTTATTTAGCGGCTACACTGAGTATTCGCAATACAGATTTAAACAATTCAATCATTATTACTTCTGTGCGCTACTATGACTCAAATGGCAAATTAATTAAACATTATTTGAATAATCCTATTCAACTTGATGCTTTAGCTTCTACTGATTTTTTTATCACTAGAGATGACACTAGTGGAGGTTTAGGTGCAAACTTTATTGTCGAGTGGGTAGCTGCAACAGAAATCTCGGAACCAATAGTTGAAGCAGTGATGATTGGGACCGATTTTCAGCAAGGAATTTCTTTTATCAGTCCAGGTAGAGTTATCAAAAATCAAAATAACTCTAATTTAAAATCAAGTTCTTGA
- a CDS encoding sodium:proton antiporter, producing MNVTELVNISIILLLVATGVALLSRRLRVPYVTGLVLAGLPITELLSRRIGLDPSLVLNLFLPILIFEAGINTDVSRLRSTFKPIALLAGPGAVLSSAIIAVLLKFGLGLTWIPALFVAVILANTDTVSMIAVFKEISVPSRLSTIVEGETLFNDAAALVSFNLILQVYSTGSITLLEGIQQLLFIALGGGIVGLVLGYLSIPIFSRLDDPLSSLLLTVAVALGTFQVGQFIGVSGAVAVVVAGLIFGNLGLSSNTSASNRITLLSFWEYASFSVNTFIFLLIGVQINPVMLWKTLPAILLTVFAYQVGRILSIYPLMAVVRWIDRPIPLSWQHLLFLGNIKGSLSMALALSLPNTLPGREYLITLVFGSVLVSLVGQGLSLPWLVKRLKLSKFSEVQQQVEKLQAQLMTGKAAQDELDALLKSGVLPKAVYEEMRSTYQVQIAAAEKTLREFYNRRTGEFDGKSGALSKLDTIRRRLLLAEKGALNEAMRKRILSEEIVRERIQSIDEKLLQLDDD from the coding sequence GTGAATGTTACCGAATTAGTCAATATTTCAATTATTCTCCTGCTCGTTGCCACTGGTGTAGCCCTACTATCTCGTCGGTTACGAGTTCCTTATGTCACGGGTTTAGTTTTGGCTGGTCTGCCAATTACTGAGTTATTGTCTCGTCGCATTGGTTTAGATCCATCCCTAGTTTTGAATCTTTTCCTGCCAATTCTGATCTTTGAAGCTGGCATCAATACAGATGTCAGCCGCTTACGCAGCACTTTTAAACCAATTGCCCTCTTGGCTGGGCCAGGAGCTGTGCTTTCCAGTGCTATTATTGCCGTTCTGTTGAAATTTGGGCTAGGACTAACTTGGATACCTGCTCTATTTGTAGCAGTAATTCTGGCCAACACTGATACAGTCTCAATGATTGCTGTCTTTAAAGAGATATCCGTACCCTCTCGGCTTTCCACCATAGTTGAAGGCGAAACCCTATTCAACGATGCCGCTGCCCTAGTTTCGTTCAACTTAATTTTGCAGGTATATTCGACAGGTTCAATCACATTATTAGAGGGAATCCAACAACTGTTATTTATTGCTCTAGGCGGCGGCATCGTAGGGTTAGTCTTAGGTTATTTGAGCATACCTATATTTTCCCGTTTAGATGATCCTCTTAGCAGTCTCTTACTGACTGTGGCAGTTGCACTAGGAACTTTTCAAGTTGGACAATTTATAGGTGTCTCTGGTGCTGTGGCTGTGGTTGTTGCCGGGTTAATTTTTGGAAATTTAGGGCTTTCTAGTAATACTTCCGCTTCTAATCGCATCACCTTATTGAGTTTCTGGGAATATGCCAGTTTTAGTGTTAACACGTTTATTTTTTTGCTAATCGGTGTACAAATAAACCCAGTCATGCTGTGGAAGACTTTGCCTGCAATTCTACTAACAGTTTTCGCTTATCAAGTAGGGCGCATTCTTTCAATCTATCCACTTATGGCAGTGGTTCGCTGGATTGATCGCCCAATTCCACTATCTTGGCAACATCTACTTTTTTTAGGCAATATCAAAGGTTCGCTCTCGATGGCTCTGGCGTTAAGCTTACCAAACACACTGCCAGGGCGAGAATATCTCATTACTTTAGTCTTCGGTAGTGTGCTGGTATCATTAGTGGGTCAGGGTTTAAGCTTACCTTGGCTGGTAAAACGCTTAAAATTATCTAAATTTTCAGAGGTTCAGCAGCAGGTTGAAAAACTGCAAGCCCAGTTAATGACAGGTAAAGCAGCCCAAGATGAATTAGACGCTCTCTTAAAAAGCGGGGTTTTGCCAAAAGCTGTGTATGAAGAAATGCGTTCAACTTACCAAGTGCAAATAGCTGCTGCTGAAAAAACATTACGTGAATTTTATAATCGCCGTACAGGTGAGTTTGATGGTAAAAGTGGAGCGCTGAGTAAACTCGATACCATCCGCCGCCGTTTACTACTGGCAGAAAAAGGGGCGCTCAATGAGGCAATGCGTAAACGAATTCTTTCAGAAGAAATTGTGCGAGAGCGGATACAATCTATTGATGAAAAGTTGCTGCAACTAGACGATGATTAA
- the cobJ gene encoding precorrin-3B C(17)-methyltransferase codes for MPNAPAVSPVIVVLSQNSVAVARQIITIFPGGAIYGLAGRTSGIDVSFTDFGETLRELFAEGKPLIGICAAGILIRTLAPLISDKRQEPPVLAIAEDGSAVVPLLGGLMGVNDLARRIAEVLDVPAAITTTGDIRFRTALLSPPPGYHLANPEDAKKFISDLLAGAKVKLEGTASWLSNSQLPIDPNGDLTIRITERLVTPAANCLVYHPATVAIGMSGNETVALIQQLLVDAELAPASVAGIFAPITAASNPAIHAVASALEVPARFFTSNQLETYLSQGYSPAQAAAIAATGVSSLSSQIAIASQPIDTNTTGQPRGRLAIIGTGPGGLQWMSPEVQAILKSVTDLVGYKTYLDLVGSLGDGKQRHESDNREELARAKMALDLAATGRYVAVVSSGDPGIYAMAAAVFEVLDRHNQPEWDSVEIQVAPGISAMQAAAAAVGAPLGHDFCAISLSDILKPWSIIEKRIAAAAEADFAIAFYNPVSKERTWQLTAARDILLHYRTPDTPVVLARNLGRPGQNVKAIALHQLAPDVADMRTVILVGSSKTRAIKRSDGSTAVYTPRQYT; via the coding sequence ATGCCTAATGCCCCAGCAGTCTCACCCGTCATTGTGGTGCTAAGTCAAAATAGTGTAGCAGTTGCCCGCCAAATCATCACCATCTTTCCAGGGGGGGCTATCTACGGTTTGGCAGGACGCACATCTGGGATTGATGTCAGCTTCACAGATTTTGGTGAAACGTTACGGGAGTTATTTGCTGAGGGCAAACCGCTGATTGGTATTTGTGCCGCAGGTATTTTGATCAGAACCCTAGCCCCCTTAATCTCAGATAAACGCCAGGAACCGCCAGTGCTAGCTATAGCTGAAGATGGTAGCGCTGTTGTTCCCCTTTTAGGTGGACTTATGGGGGTGAACGATTTAGCACGCCGCATTGCCGAGGTATTGGATGTACCAGCAGCGATTACAACCACAGGCGATATTCGTTTTCGCACAGCGCTGTTGTCTCCTCCCCCTGGCTACCATTTAGCCAACCCAGAAGATGCCAAGAAATTTATCTCCGATTTGCTAGCTGGGGCAAAAGTGAAACTAGAAGGGACAGCATCTTGGTTGAGTAATAGTCAACTACCGATTGACCCGAATGGAGATTTAACCATCCGCATTACTGAACGATTGGTGACTCCTGCAGCCAATTGCCTTGTTTACCATCCAGCAACTGTGGCAATTGGTATGAGTGGCAATGAAACTGTAGCGTTAATACAACAGCTATTGGTAGATGCTGAACTAGCACCCGCATCTGTAGCCGGGATATTTGCCCCAATCACCGCTGCTAGCAATCCAGCCATACACGCTGTTGCTAGCGCTTTGGAAGTGCCTGCACGGTTTTTCACCTCAAATCAACTAGAAACTTATCTATCACAAGGCTATAGCCCCGCTCAAGCTGCGGCGATCGCTGCCACAGGTGTCTCTTCTTTGTCTTCCCAAATAGCGATCGCCTCCCAACCAATTGACACTAACACCACAGGTCAACCACGCGGGCGATTAGCAATTATCGGCACAGGCCCTGGTGGTTTGCAGTGGATGTCACCAGAGGTGCAAGCTATTCTCAAGTCGGTAACTGATTTAGTAGGTTACAAAACTTACTTAGATTTGGTGGGTTCCCTTGGTGATGGTAAGCAACGACATGAGTCAGACAACCGAGAAGAATTAGCACGGGCAAAGATGGCGCTGGATTTAGCTGCAACAGGACGATATGTAGCAGTCGTGTCTTCTGGTGATCCTGGTATCTATGCAATGGCGGCGGCTGTTTTCGAGGTACTCGATCGCCACAATCAACCAGAATGGGATAGTGTCGAAATTCAGGTTGCACCGGGTATTTCTGCTATGCAAGCAGCTGCTGCGGCAGTTGGGGCACCTCTGGGGCATGATTTTTGCGCCATTTCCCTCTCGGATATTTTGAAACCTTGGTCAATTATTGAAAAACGAATTGCGGCGGCGGCTGAAGCTGATTTTGCGATCGCTTTCTACAATCCTGTATCTAAAGAACGTACTTGGCAACTCACGGCAGCTAGAGATATTTTGTTACATTACAGAACCCCTGATACTCCAGTGGTGCTAGCACGAAATCTCGGTAGACCTGGACAGAATGTGAAAGCGATCGCCCTTCACCAGCTAGCACCAGATGTCGCCGATATGCGGACAGTAATTCTTGTTGGTTCAAGCAAAACTAGGGCTATCAAGCGTAGTGATGGTAGCACCGCTGTTTACACACCACGCCAATACACTTAA